In Desulfosudis oleivorans Hxd3, the DNA window AAAGCTCATCAAGGAATTTGCGCAGACCCTTGATAGAAAAAAACAAAGAAGACATGAGCTTTGGATACTCTCATGTTATATCGATTTGGATTTAATAGAAAAATACGTTGATTATCTTCTGAAGAGTATCCGGCTGACAGAAGTCTTTTTAGCATTCAATTTCGCAGAAATCTATAAAGCAGCCCCCATTGAAACAGAAGACAAACTTAATTCCATTAAAAAAAATCTAAACGATATAAATATCAATTTTGAATGGAGGGTATTGGCCTCTTCCAAATTAGTTCACAGCAAAGGATATTCCCTAATTCAAAGATCAGGTGATAAAGTATCCGGAGGGGTCGTTCTCATAACCTCTGCGAACTTTACGAAGCCAGGATTCAAAGGCGATAATATTGAGATAGGATATGCTTCAAATAGAAAAACGGATGTTCAAAATTTTGAAAAAACATACGATTATCTCTGGGAAAATTTGGGTGTAGATATAGGAGCAGCGATTTTCAGACAAGAAAAATATCTACTGCAGTTTGCATTGTTATCTTCTGGTTTATTTCTTCATAAATGGTCTGGAAGCTTGAGTCAGGACGTTGGTATAAAATACAAACTGACAGAACTCGCAAAAGAAAAAGGAACAATAGCTCCTGAATTGGCCGCAGTTGGATTTGAAACGGGTGATACCTTTACGAGGCAAGTTTTGCAGCTTGGCGACCTACCACAAAAGGAAGTGCCACGATCATTTATAACACGATTCACCATTGAAACTTACTGGGGGAGATGGTGCCCATCTGATGCTTGGAATACTCTCAGCGCAACATTTGAAGGAGCAAAACAATTTGTTGCACAATTCAAAGAAGCCACTAAAAAGTCTATTCTTTCAAAAATAAAAAAAGAAGCGCTTGAAATACAAAATGATCTGATTCATAAAAAGTTGATTAAGCCTGTGAAACCAGAACATTTGGATAATTGGATCCTTCGAATTCAAGAATTGCGCAATAACTATCGTCGTCTTGAACGATTTTTTACTGGATATGAAGCACATGATCTTCCGTATTCTATTGAACAAAAGTCTGATGTTATCGACCTATTTGAAAGTATAGAAGAATCTATCGAGCTTACAAAAGCCACTAATATTGCAAAAGAAAAA includes these proteins:
- a CDS encoding phospholipase D-like domain-containing protein, producing the protein MSIQILNKDHGQSAGKLIKEFAQTLDRKKQRRHELWILSCYIDLDLIEKYVDYLLKSIRLTEVFLAFNFAEIYKAAPIETEDKLNSIKKNLNDININFEWRVLASSKLVHSKGYSLIQRSGDKVSGGVVLITSANFTKPGFKGDNIEIGYASNRKTDVQNFEKTYDYLWENLGVDIGAAIFRQEKYLLQFALLSSGLFLHKWSGSLSQDVGIKYKLTELAKEKGTIAPELAAVGFETGDTFTRQVLQLGDLPQKEVPRSFITRFTIETYWGRWCPSDAWNTLSATFEGAKQFVAQFKEATKKSILSKIKKEALEIQNDLIHKKLIKPVKPEHLDNWILRIQELRNNYRRLERFFTGYEAHDLPYSIEQKSDVIDLFESIEESIELTKATNIAKEKIVFALDDANPDLIRLTDEEKQIIKDMSSSA